One segment of Meriones unguiculatus strain TT.TT164.6M chromosome X, Bangor_MerUng_6.1, whole genome shotgun sequence DNA contains the following:
- the LOC132649880 gene encoding leucine-rich repeat-containing protein 14-like has translation MATHSPSIVMPSLIFVGMCSFCVEMSYGPDLRQVTDCRITCPEVSKRSPFCFHSCAYSDRSITKIEGHLHLGNSGFETQSLRPMELLVELFLDGSLVQKEFLDLLMGKVEESSGSLHVCCRDLQVDKLHNYKCSLKFLDLKCVDQFSVGKGSLSYINNILSQMAHLQSLSLFKVPFRSQRGKVFKNFLSHLQQMENLNELNLASFNLKNRLDKVLRFIQPGLDFLCLPFCNLLSRDYQFLSQSPQAIHLKLLNLSNNTMYWNDFGPICTLLVNLSGTLQILELNNCHITDSAISVLIPALIRCTHLPVLGFASNPITMLILVNIMNNLTPLMELKYVIYPIPVHCFGEWHFQCSLDRRKLAIVQLQLKTMLELAQRNDMTWITYTE, from the exons atttgagACAAGTCACTGACTGTAGGATCACATGTCCTGAAGTCAGCAAAAGATcacctttctgttttcattcttgTGCTTATTCTGACCGCTCTATCACTAAAATAGAAGGACATCTTCATTTAGGAAATTCAGGGTTTGAGACTCAGTCACTGAGGCCTATGGAATTACTAGTTGAACTTTTCCTCGATGGCTCCTTAGTGCAAAAGGAATTTTTGGATTTGCTTATGGGTAAAGTTGAGGAGAGTTCAGGGTCTTTGCATGTGTGCTGTCGAGATCTGCAAGTTGATAAATTGCATAACTACAAATGTTCCCTGAAATTTCTTGATCTCAAGTGTGTTGATCAGTTTTCTGTTGGTAAGGGCTCATTGAGCTATATCAACAACATCCTGTCTCAGATGGCCCACCTACAAAGCCTTAGCCTGTTTAAAGTCCCTTTTCGATCTCAGAGGggaaaagtctttaaaaatttccTCAGTCACCTGCAGCAAATGGAAAACCTCAACGAACTCAATTTGGCTTCATTCAACCTTAAAAATCGCCTGGACAAAGTGCTCAG ATTCATACAACCTGGTTTGGATTTCTTGTGTCTGCCATTCTGTAATCTCTTGTCCAGAGACTACCAATTTCTGTCTCAGAGTCCTCAGGCCATCCACCTAAAGCTCTTGAATCTTAGTAACAACACAATGTATTGGAATGATTTTGGGCCTATTTGCACTCTTCTAGTAAATCTGTCCGGTACTCTTCAGATTCTAGAGCTAAATAATTGTCATATAACTGATTCTGCAATCTCTGTTCTTATCCCTGCCCTAATTAGATGCACCCATCTCcctgtcctgggctttgcatctAACCCCATCACAATGCTTATCCTTGTGAATATCATGAATAATTTAACACCTTTGATGGAGCTAAAATATGTGATTTATCCTATCCCTGTACATTGCTTTGGTGAATGGCATTTTCAGTGCAGTTTAGACAGAAGGAAGCTTGCCATTGTACAGCTACAACTGAAGACAATGCTAGAGCTTGCGCAGCGCAATGACATGACATGGATCACTTACACAGAGTAA